Proteins encoded by one window of Electrophorus electricus isolate fEleEle1 chromosome 17, fEleEle1.pri, whole genome shotgun sequence:
- the tjp2a gene encoding tight junction protein ZO-2a isoform X1: protein MPVLVDRLAFLNKNVEECSSSTVMEELVWEQYAVTLQRDSKMGFGIAVSGGKDNPNEETGETSIIVSDVLQRGPADGLLFENDRVIQVNTWPMESVPHSFAVQTLRKCGKVAKILVKRPRRIPISLAKHAPSPDARVFSNPDYGDDYDQDRGSMYSGRMDYDTSSERGYPDSEYSYERGRPRTLERGISPERQHRRDGSRGRQLEREQSPEFQYRRDGSRGRQLEREQSPERQHRRDGSRGRQLEREQSPDRQYRRDGSRGRLLDREHSPKPRRRSPDRRYRSEYTLDRDYSPDQSYRSNRDLSPDRRYRSDYTLDRTHSPEPSRRIPEPKRFDEMAKRSGSRDRLERSPSPVPPQRTEALEKPISVMLQKNRPNEEYGLRLGSQLFIKEMTSTGLASRDGSLQEGDIILKINGTATENLSLSDAGKLIEKSRGKLQLVVQRDHRKVLIRMPPMADSDSELDDISEIESYRSYSPQDDRRGHHSDPSPHSSNERLREKSRDDPPNRLAKKGAIPTPFLASADDLPPPPPMEEDEPLPEEAPAPVVSAAPKISVPPKPRVPPKTPLRPSPEDLEVYGPGTVMVHFQKGDSVGLQLAGGNDVGIFIASVQEDSPAEVEGLRTGDQIMKVNNMDFRCMVREDAVLYLLEIPRGENVTILAQSKPDVYKEVLESGRGDNFFIRTHFEHERESPQGLTFSRGEVFKVVDTLYDGKLGNWLAIRTDKDNQLLDKGVIPSKSRADQIANAQNTQKGAANDRGDFWRLRGQRAGKKKDLRKSREDLTATPITTRFPAYERVVLREAGFRRPVVLFGPIADAANEKLANDLPEEFVIAKTEPKDAGAEKSSGVVKLNTIRQIIEQDKHALVDITPKAVDTLNYTQWYPIVVFLNPDSRQGVKTMRNRLMPGSNRSSRKLYEQAVKLRKTCSHLFTDTVDLNASHDAWYGSLKDTIHAQQSRAVWVCESKMEGSEEDLDQQDDRMSYLSAMGADYLSMDSRLTSDDEGGAYTDNELDEAVDEPRVSGTSRSSEPVLPDEKPAPVPRMKRSGSREVLRDPSPPPSFVPEPPKAKSQPRGSDTRSFNSPSSSVVSSEVSASLRPPPPPVAQKPSFLGRAGPALEPASDVDDPAKRSFLGKVKAFEQMDHLARTQRMLELQEAEYARLEISQKHPDIYAVPVKPKPNQNRPQAVGSSAESHAKLSFSEGHSSYAAAANEEEDQDHRQLADLSRRGYYNPQKYNDTEL from the exons ATGCCCGTGCTTGTGGACAGACTGGCCTTTCTGAATAAAAACGTAGAGGAATGCAGCTCT AGCACAGTTATGGAGGAGCTGGTGTGGGAACAATACGCAGTGACTCTGCAGCGG GACTCCAAAATGGGGTTTGGAATAGCTGTATCAGGTGGGAAAGACAATCCGAATGAAGAGACCGGAGAAACATCCATCATCGTCTCCGATGTGCTTCAGAGAGGGCCTGCAGATGGGCTACTGTT CGAGAACGACCGAGTGATCCAGGTCAACACCTGGCCCATGGAGAGTGTGCCTCACTCATTTGCTGTACAGACTCTTCGAAAGTGTGGCAAAGTCGCAAAAATA TTAGTAAAGAGACCACGGAGGATTCCCATCAGCCTAGCAAAGCATGCACCCTCCCCAGACGCCCGTGTCTTCAGTAACCCCGACTACGGTGACGACTATGACCAGGACCGTGGCAGCATGTACAGCGGGCGTATGGACTATGACACTAGCTCAGAGCGAGGCTATCCGGACTCAGAGTATAGCTATGAGCGTGGCCGCCCACGGACCCTGGAGCGGGGCATCAGCCCTGAGCGACAGCACAGGAGGGATGGCAGTCGGGGCCGACAACTGGAGCGGGAGCAGAGTCCCGAGTTTCAGTACCGGCGGGATGGTAGCCGGGGGCGACAGCTAGAGCGGGAGCAGAGCCCCGAACGTCAGCACCGGCGGGATGGTAGCCGTGGGCGACAACTAGAGCGGGAGCAGAGCCCCGACCGCCAGTACAGACGGGATGGTAGCCGTGGGCGACTGTTAGACCGGGAGCATAGCCCTAAGCCACGTCGCCGCAGCCCCGACCGCCGCTATCGTAGCGAATACACCCTGGACCGGGACTACAGCCCAGACCAGAGCTATCGCTCTAACCGAGATCTTAGCCCAGACCGCCGTTACCGTAGTGACTACACCCTGGACCGGACACACAGCCCTGAGCCTTCCCGTCGCATCCCAGAACCAAAGAGGTTTGATGAGATGGCAAAGAGGAGCGGCAGCCGAGACCGCCTGGAGCGCTCGCCCTCACCAGTGCCACCGCAGAGGACGGAGGCCCTGGAGAAACCGATCAGTGTCATGCTTCAGAAGAACAGACCCAACGAGG AATATGGCCTGCGTTTGGGCAGCCAACTCTTCATTAAAGAGATGACCAGCACAGGACTGGCGTCCAGAGATGGCAGCCTACAGGAAGGAGACATCATCCTTAAA ATCAATGGTACAGCCACGGAGAACCTGTCCTTGAGTGATGCCGGGAAATTGATTGAGAAGTCTCGTGGGAAACTGCAGCTGGTGGTGCAGAGAGATCACCGCAAGGTTCTAATTCGCATGCCACCAATGGCTGACAGTGATTCTGAGCTGGATG ATATTTCTGAGATCGAGTCCTACCGGTCATATTCTCCTCAGGATGACCGGCGAGGTCACCACTCGGACCCTTCACCCCACTCCTCCAATGAGAGGCTTCGTGAAAAGTCCAG GGATGACCCTCCAAACAGACTGGCTAAGAAAGGTGCCATACCAACACCATTTCTAGCATCTGCAGATGATctacctcctccaccaccaatGGAGGAGGACGAACCTCTCCCTGAGGAAGCTCCAG CTCCAGTGGTCAGTGCTGCCCCTAAAATCAGTGTTCCACCAAAACCCAGAGTGCCTCCAAAAACTCCCCTGCGACCAAGCCCAGAGGACCTGGAAGTCTACGG GCCTGGCACAGTGATGGTGCACTTCCAGAAGGGTGACAGTGTGGGCCTTCAGCTGGCAGGGGGCAATGATGTGGGCATTTTCATAGCGAGCGTTCAGGAGGACAGCCCTGCTGAGGTTGAGGGCCTGCGCACAGGGGACCAGATTATGAAG GTGAATAACATGGACTTTAGATGTATGGTGAGAGAAGATGCAGTGCTGTACTTGTTGGAGATTCCTAGAGGAGAAAATGTCACTATCCTGGCACAGAGCAAACCTGATG TGTATAAGGAGGTTCTGGAGTCTGGACGAGGAGACAACTTCTTCATTAGAACCCACTTTGAGCATGAGCGAGAATCTCCACAGGGCCTGACCTTCTCCAGGGGAGAAGTCTTCAAAGTAGTGGACACTCTGTATGACGGCAAACTGGGCAACTGGCTAGCCATCCGCACCGACAAAGACAACCAGCTACTCGATAAAGGTGTCATCCCCAGCAAGAGCAG GGCTGATCAGATAGCCAACGCGCAGAACACACAGAAGGGAGCAGCCAATGACAGAGGAGATTTCTGGAGGCTGAGGGGTCAAAGGGCAGGCAAGAAGAAGGACCTCcggaagagcagagaggaccTCACAGCCACGCCCATCACCACACGCTTCCCTGCCTATGAGAGAGTGGTGCTGCGAGAAG CTGGGTTCAGGAGACCTGTGGTTCTTTTTGGTCCGATTGCTGACGCAGCTAACGAGAAATTAGCAAATGATCTGCCAGAGGAGTTTGTCATTGCAA agacagagccCAAAGATGCAGGTGCAGAGAAGTCCTCAGGAGTGGTGAAACTAAACACTATCCGGCAGATCATTGAACAA GATAAGCATGCTTTGGTCGACATCACCCCCAAAGCCGTGGACACATTAAATTATACCCAGTGGTACCCCATCGTGGTATTCCTGAATCCAGACAGCAGGCAAGGCGTGAAGACCATGAGAAATCGTCTGATGCCCGGCTCCAACCGCAGCTCTCGCAAGCTCTACGAGCAGGCCGTGAAGCTGAGGAAGACCTGCTCCCACCTCTTCACTG ACACCGTGGACCTGAACGCAAGCCATGACGCCTGGTACGGGAGCCTGAAGGACACCATTCACGCACAGCAGAGCCGAGCTGTGTGGGTCTGCGAGAGCAAA ATGGAAGGCTCCGAGGAGGACCTGGACCAGCAGGACGACCGTATGTCCTACCTGTCGGCCATGGGCGCCGACTACCTGAGCATGGACAGCCGCCTGACCAGTGATGACGAGGGAGGGGCTTACACAGACAATGAGCTAGACGAGGCCGTGGATGAGCCACGGGTGTCGGGCACCAGCCGCTCATCTGAGCCGGTGCTCCCTGATGAG AAGCCTGCCCCTGTGCCCCGTATGAAGCGGTCTGGAAGCAGGGAGGTACTGCGGGACCCCAGCCCACCTCCCTCCTTCGTTCCAGAACCCCCCAAG GCCAAGTCGCAGCCTCGAGGCAGTGACACAAGGAGCTTCAACTCTCCCTCCAGCAGCGTGGTGAGCAGTGAGGTTTCCGCCAGCTTAAGGCCCCCTCCGCCCCCCGTAGCCCAGAAGCCCAGCTTCCTTGGGAGGGCCGGCCCGGCTTTGGAGCCTGCCTCAGATGTGGATGACCCAGCCAAACGCTCCTTCCTGGGCAAGGTGAAGGCCTTTGAACAGATGGACCACCTGGCCCGAACACAGAGGATGCTGGAGCTCCAGGAGGCTGAATACGCACGG CTGGAAATCTCTCAGAAACACCCAGACATTTATGCCGTCCCCGTCAAACCAAAGCCCAATCAGAACAGACCGCAGGCTGTTGG CTCGAGCGCAGAATCACATGCCAAGCTATCCTTCTCAGAGGGTCATTCCTCTTACGCTGCTGCGGCTAACGAGGAGGAGGACCAGGACCACCGCCAGCTCGCTGACCTGTCTCGCCGAGGCTACTACAACCCCCAGAAATACAATGACACCGAGCTATAG
- the tjp2a gene encoding tight junction protein ZO-2a isoform X2, with protein MEELVWEQYAVTLQRDSKMGFGIAVSGGKDNPNEETGETSIIVSDVLQRGPADGLLFENDRVIQVNTWPMESVPHSFAVQTLRKCGKVAKILVKRPRRIPISLAKHAPSPDARVFSNPDYGDDYDQDRGSMYSGRMDYDTSSERGYPDSEYSYERGRPRTLERGISPERQHRRDGSRGRQLEREQSPEFQYRRDGSRGRQLEREQSPERQHRRDGSRGRQLEREQSPDRQYRRDGSRGRLLDREHSPKPRRRSPDRRYRSEYTLDRDYSPDQSYRSNRDLSPDRRYRSDYTLDRTHSPEPSRRIPEPKRFDEMAKRSGSRDRLERSPSPVPPQRTEALEKPISVMLQKNRPNEEYGLRLGSQLFIKEMTSTGLASRDGSLQEGDIILKINGTATENLSLSDAGKLIEKSRGKLQLVVQRDHRKVLIRMPPMADSDSELDDISEIESYRSYSPQDDRRGHHSDPSPHSSNERLREKSRDDPPNRLAKKGAIPTPFLASADDLPPPPPMEEDEPLPEEAPAPVVSAAPKISVPPKPRVPPKTPLRPSPEDLEVYGPGTVMVHFQKGDSVGLQLAGGNDVGIFIASVQEDSPAEVEGLRTGDQIMKVNNMDFRCMVREDAVLYLLEIPRGENVTILAQSKPDVYKEVLESGRGDNFFIRTHFEHERESPQGLTFSRGEVFKVVDTLYDGKLGNWLAIRTDKDNQLLDKGVIPSKSRADQIANAQNTQKGAANDRGDFWRLRGQRAGKKKDLRKSREDLTATPITTRFPAYERVVLREAGFRRPVVLFGPIADAANEKLANDLPEEFVIAKTEPKDAGAEKSSGVVKLNTIRQIIEQDKHALVDITPKAVDTLNYTQWYPIVVFLNPDSRQGVKTMRNRLMPGSNRSSRKLYEQAVKLRKTCSHLFTDTVDLNASHDAWYGSLKDTIHAQQSRAVWVCESKMEGSEEDLDQQDDRMSYLSAMGADYLSMDSRLTSDDEGGAYTDNELDEAVDEPRVSGTSRSSEPVLPDEKPAPVPRMKRSGSREVLRDPSPPPSFVPEPPKAKSQPRGSDTRSFNSPSSSVVSSEVSASLRPPPPPVAQKPSFLGRAGPALEPASDVDDPAKRSFLGKVKAFEQMDHLARTQRMLELQEAEYARLEISQKHPDIYAVPVKPKPNQNRPQAVGSSAESHAKLSFSEGHSSYAAAANEEEDQDHRQLADLSRRGYYNPQKYNDTEL; from the exons ATGGAGGAGCTGGTGTGGGAACAATACGCAGTGACTCTGCAGCGG GACTCCAAAATGGGGTTTGGAATAGCTGTATCAGGTGGGAAAGACAATCCGAATGAAGAGACCGGAGAAACATCCATCATCGTCTCCGATGTGCTTCAGAGAGGGCCTGCAGATGGGCTACTGTT CGAGAACGACCGAGTGATCCAGGTCAACACCTGGCCCATGGAGAGTGTGCCTCACTCATTTGCTGTACAGACTCTTCGAAAGTGTGGCAAAGTCGCAAAAATA TTAGTAAAGAGACCACGGAGGATTCCCATCAGCCTAGCAAAGCATGCACCCTCCCCAGACGCCCGTGTCTTCAGTAACCCCGACTACGGTGACGACTATGACCAGGACCGTGGCAGCATGTACAGCGGGCGTATGGACTATGACACTAGCTCAGAGCGAGGCTATCCGGACTCAGAGTATAGCTATGAGCGTGGCCGCCCACGGACCCTGGAGCGGGGCATCAGCCCTGAGCGACAGCACAGGAGGGATGGCAGTCGGGGCCGACAACTGGAGCGGGAGCAGAGTCCCGAGTTTCAGTACCGGCGGGATGGTAGCCGGGGGCGACAGCTAGAGCGGGAGCAGAGCCCCGAACGTCAGCACCGGCGGGATGGTAGCCGTGGGCGACAACTAGAGCGGGAGCAGAGCCCCGACCGCCAGTACAGACGGGATGGTAGCCGTGGGCGACTGTTAGACCGGGAGCATAGCCCTAAGCCACGTCGCCGCAGCCCCGACCGCCGCTATCGTAGCGAATACACCCTGGACCGGGACTACAGCCCAGACCAGAGCTATCGCTCTAACCGAGATCTTAGCCCAGACCGCCGTTACCGTAGTGACTACACCCTGGACCGGACACACAGCCCTGAGCCTTCCCGTCGCATCCCAGAACCAAAGAGGTTTGATGAGATGGCAAAGAGGAGCGGCAGCCGAGACCGCCTGGAGCGCTCGCCCTCACCAGTGCCACCGCAGAGGACGGAGGCCCTGGAGAAACCGATCAGTGTCATGCTTCAGAAGAACAGACCCAACGAGG AATATGGCCTGCGTTTGGGCAGCCAACTCTTCATTAAAGAGATGACCAGCACAGGACTGGCGTCCAGAGATGGCAGCCTACAGGAAGGAGACATCATCCTTAAA ATCAATGGTACAGCCACGGAGAACCTGTCCTTGAGTGATGCCGGGAAATTGATTGAGAAGTCTCGTGGGAAACTGCAGCTGGTGGTGCAGAGAGATCACCGCAAGGTTCTAATTCGCATGCCACCAATGGCTGACAGTGATTCTGAGCTGGATG ATATTTCTGAGATCGAGTCCTACCGGTCATATTCTCCTCAGGATGACCGGCGAGGTCACCACTCGGACCCTTCACCCCACTCCTCCAATGAGAGGCTTCGTGAAAAGTCCAG GGATGACCCTCCAAACAGACTGGCTAAGAAAGGTGCCATACCAACACCATTTCTAGCATCTGCAGATGATctacctcctccaccaccaatGGAGGAGGACGAACCTCTCCCTGAGGAAGCTCCAG CTCCAGTGGTCAGTGCTGCCCCTAAAATCAGTGTTCCACCAAAACCCAGAGTGCCTCCAAAAACTCCCCTGCGACCAAGCCCAGAGGACCTGGAAGTCTACGG GCCTGGCACAGTGATGGTGCACTTCCAGAAGGGTGACAGTGTGGGCCTTCAGCTGGCAGGGGGCAATGATGTGGGCATTTTCATAGCGAGCGTTCAGGAGGACAGCCCTGCTGAGGTTGAGGGCCTGCGCACAGGGGACCAGATTATGAAG GTGAATAACATGGACTTTAGATGTATGGTGAGAGAAGATGCAGTGCTGTACTTGTTGGAGATTCCTAGAGGAGAAAATGTCACTATCCTGGCACAGAGCAAACCTGATG TGTATAAGGAGGTTCTGGAGTCTGGACGAGGAGACAACTTCTTCATTAGAACCCACTTTGAGCATGAGCGAGAATCTCCACAGGGCCTGACCTTCTCCAGGGGAGAAGTCTTCAAAGTAGTGGACACTCTGTATGACGGCAAACTGGGCAACTGGCTAGCCATCCGCACCGACAAAGACAACCAGCTACTCGATAAAGGTGTCATCCCCAGCAAGAGCAG GGCTGATCAGATAGCCAACGCGCAGAACACACAGAAGGGAGCAGCCAATGACAGAGGAGATTTCTGGAGGCTGAGGGGTCAAAGGGCAGGCAAGAAGAAGGACCTCcggaagagcagagaggaccTCACAGCCACGCCCATCACCACACGCTTCCCTGCCTATGAGAGAGTGGTGCTGCGAGAAG CTGGGTTCAGGAGACCTGTGGTTCTTTTTGGTCCGATTGCTGACGCAGCTAACGAGAAATTAGCAAATGATCTGCCAGAGGAGTTTGTCATTGCAA agacagagccCAAAGATGCAGGTGCAGAGAAGTCCTCAGGAGTGGTGAAACTAAACACTATCCGGCAGATCATTGAACAA GATAAGCATGCTTTGGTCGACATCACCCCCAAAGCCGTGGACACATTAAATTATACCCAGTGGTACCCCATCGTGGTATTCCTGAATCCAGACAGCAGGCAAGGCGTGAAGACCATGAGAAATCGTCTGATGCCCGGCTCCAACCGCAGCTCTCGCAAGCTCTACGAGCAGGCCGTGAAGCTGAGGAAGACCTGCTCCCACCTCTTCACTG ACACCGTGGACCTGAACGCAAGCCATGACGCCTGGTACGGGAGCCTGAAGGACACCATTCACGCACAGCAGAGCCGAGCTGTGTGGGTCTGCGAGAGCAAA ATGGAAGGCTCCGAGGAGGACCTGGACCAGCAGGACGACCGTATGTCCTACCTGTCGGCCATGGGCGCCGACTACCTGAGCATGGACAGCCGCCTGACCAGTGATGACGAGGGAGGGGCTTACACAGACAATGAGCTAGACGAGGCCGTGGATGAGCCACGGGTGTCGGGCACCAGCCGCTCATCTGAGCCGGTGCTCCCTGATGAG AAGCCTGCCCCTGTGCCCCGTATGAAGCGGTCTGGAAGCAGGGAGGTACTGCGGGACCCCAGCCCACCTCCCTCCTTCGTTCCAGAACCCCCCAAG GCCAAGTCGCAGCCTCGAGGCAGTGACACAAGGAGCTTCAACTCTCCCTCCAGCAGCGTGGTGAGCAGTGAGGTTTCCGCCAGCTTAAGGCCCCCTCCGCCCCCCGTAGCCCAGAAGCCCAGCTTCCTTGGGAGGGCCGGCCCGGCTTTGGAGCCTGCCTCAGATGTGGATGACCCAGCCAAACGCTCCTTCCTGGGCAAGGTGAAGGCCTTTGAACAGATGGACCACCTGGCCCGAACACAGAGGATGCTGGAGCTCCAGGAGGCTGAATACGCACGG CTGGAAATCTCTCAGAAACACCCAGACATTTATGCCGTCCCCGTCAAACCAAAGCCCAATCAGAACAGACCGCAGGCTGTTGG CTCGAGCGCAGAATCACATGCCAAGCTATCCTTCTCAGAGGGTCATTCCTCTTACGCTGCTGCGGCTAACGAGGAGGAGGACCAGGACCACCGCCAGCTCGCTGACCTGTCTCGCCGAGGCTACTACAACCCCCAGAAATACAATGACACCGAGCTATAG